In one bacterium genomic region, the following are encoded:
- a CDS encoding adenine phosphoribosyltransferase gives MGLERYIRNIPDFPKPGIIFRDITTLLQEPEAFKATVDEFVERYKNQNIDVIAAIESRGFIFGGAIAYLLGASFVPIRKKGKLPWKTISAQYELEYGVDELEIHTDAVKSGQRVLLFDDLIATGGTLKAACELIEKLGGEVVEVAVVIELVDLKGREKIAPKKLFSLIKFEGE, from the coding sequence ATGGGGCTTGAACGCTACATAAGAAACATTCCCGACTTTCCCAAACCGGGTATAATTTTCCGTGACATTACAACACTATTACAGGAACCGGAGGCATTCAAGGCGACAGTTGACGAATTCGTCGAAAGATACAAGAACCAGAATATAGATGTCATAGCTGCCATAGAATCGAGAGGATTCATTTTTGGTGGTGCGATAGCATATCTTCTCGGTGCAAGCTTCGTCCCCATAAGAAAAAAAGGCAAACTACCGTGGAAAACGATATCTGCACAATACGAGCTCGAATATGGTGTGGACGAACTCGAGATTCACACGGATGCTGTAAAATCGGGACAAAGAGTGCTTTTATTCGACGACCTTATCGCAACAGGTGGCACACTAAAAGCCGCATGTGAGCTGATAGAAAAATTGGGAGGAGAAGTCGTCGAAGTAGCCGTTGTGATAGAACTCGTTGACCTTAAGGGAAGAGAAAAAATAGCTCCAAAAAAGCTATTCTCACTCATTAAGTTTGAGGGCGAATAA
- the queC gene encoding 7-cyano-7-deazaguanine synthase QueC yields MARLPKSELCVVLVSGGMDSATVLGIAAFLGYSIAAIHFNYNQRSKDKELHAFNALCDFYGVKRKIAVDMNFLSVIGGSALTDDAIAVPDNLPETGEIPLTYVPFRNGIMISMAAAWAEVIGAKKIFVGVVEEDSSGYPDCRESFIKAMENAVNLGRKPESELRIVAPLIHLRKAQIVKIGVTLGVPYELTWSCYHGREKHCGKCPACRLRRKAFSEAGIPDPTIYEQ; encoded by the coding sequence ATGGCACGGTTGCCCAAAAGCGAGCTATGTGTTGTTCTGGTGTCTGGCGGGATGGATAGCGCTACAGTGCTCGGTATAGCAGCCTTTCTTGGTTATAGCATTGCTGCTATTCACTTCAATTATAATCAACGAAGCAAAGACAAAGAGCTACATGCTTTCAATGCCTTGTGCGATTTCTATGGCGTTAAGCGAAAGATTGCGGTTGACATGAATTTCCTAAGCGTTATCGGCGGTTCCGCCCTTACCGATGATGCTATAGCAGTTCCTGATAATTTACCAGAAACTGGTGAAATACCGCTTACTTATGTCCCTTTCAGGAATGGGATAATGATTTCAATGGCTGCAGCGTGGGCTGAGGTTATAGGGGCAAAGAAAATTTTCGTCGGCGTCGTCGAGGAGGACAGTTCCGGGTACCCCGATTGCCGGGAAAGCTTCATAAAAGCGATGGAGAATGCGGTTAATTTAGGTCGTAAACCTGAGAGCGAATTGAGGATAGTAGCACCTCTGATACATCTTAGAAAAGCGCAAATAGTGAAGATAGGAGTTACCCTTGGGGTTCCTTACGAGCTTACATGGTCTTGCTATCACGGTAGGGAAAAACATTGCGGAAAATGCCCGGCTTGCAGATTGAGAAGAAAAGCGTTTAGTGAGGCTGGCATTCCAGACCCCACGATATACGAGCAATAA